In the genome of Erpetoichthys calabaricus chromosome 13, fErpCal1.3, whole genome shotgun sequence, the window GAAATCGTCTGGTGAGTTTGCCCAAGGAGGTTTCGGAGATGGTGAATTTAAGAGAGCTATCCCTCAATGAGAACAAGCTTACATTTCTGCCCAGGCAGCTTTTTGATTTGTCCAATTTAGAAGAACTCAGCTTGCATGGAAACCACCTAACTGCTCTGTCAGGTGAAATTAAGAAACTGCAGGAGCTCCGAGTTCTGAACGTTAGTAAAAATCGAATTAGTGTGGTGACTGAGGGGATAAGTGACTGCAGAAACTTGCGGCGTCTGTCCCTCAGAGAAAACCAAATAAGCTGCCTTCCCCTGGGCATCGGGGCTTTGACAAATATTACAGAGCTACTGGTTGATGAAAACCTTCTTGAAAACCTGCCAGAAGGAATGTGTCATTTACAAAAGCTTGCAGTGCTTAAATGTTCAGGCAACGTGCTGAAGGATGTTCCAATTGAAATAAGCAAATGTACCCTTCTAACTGCAGTAGACTTGAGTAGCAATCGTCTTCTCCGGATTCCGCTTGGCATTTGCTCTTTGGTCACCCTCAGACATTTGAACCTTAGCTGTAATTCAGTATGTGAAGCAATGGAGGATATTGCGTACCTTACAAACCTGCAGCATCTTGAGCTTAGCAGTAATAAGATGACCATTTTTCCTCTTCAGATTTGCAAGCTACAAAACCTGCAGTACTTAGATTTAAGTAACAATCTGATAGAAAGAATTCCAACAGAGAttatggatttaaaaaatatCGAGGTACTTCTGCTCCAAAAAAACAAGTTGCCCATTTTCCCCACTGCACTATGCCACCTGAACAGCTTGTTGGTACTCGACTTAACTGACAATCAGGTGTCACATATTCCAGCTGGCATGCAAAAGCTTGGAAATCTTAAAGAACTGAAACTTTCAAACAACCATTTTAAAGAATTTCCATTAGAATTATGTGAACTTGCCTCTTTAGAAAGACTAATCATTTGCCAGACAAGTGGCTTGAAGGTAAGATTTTGATTTTAAGTAAACAGATTGTACCTAtgcataataaattaattaaaatgtcactaatattttttcatttgtttgtataACTATAATAAACTGACCTACACACATTATGAAGCAGTGAAGCCTCAAATGCTAGTACTGTGATTTGACTTTGAaacgaaaagataaaaaaataaggaTGTCACCTGTTACTTCTGGActtttctatacacacacacacacacacacacacacacacacacacacacagagtgtttgtttttttttttgatttgatatactttattaattcctgaAGGGAAATTGTCtgttcgcatgacctttggaggtcagagcgcagggtcagccattgtacagcaatacaatttttgg includes:
- the LOC114642275 gene encoding leucine-rich repeat and death domain-containing protein 1 isoform X2, with protein sequence MMNEELCQITNATVNLDGKSLKEIPEELMFDENVRFLSLAHNKIERLPKDLKNWLHLETLSVENNKLTSVPFSIQSLQNLRSLNLNNNGISHLPNEICYLKNLKQMYLNQNQLVQLPTAFGDLAALEVLGISANKLTFLPKSMANLKNLHILNLDSNHFSYFPREICCLANLIKLSLSGNRLVSLPKEVSEMVNLRELSLNENKLTFLPRQLFDLSNLEELSLHGNHLTALSGEIKKLQELRVLNVSKNRISVVTEGISDCRNLRRLSLRENQISCLPLGIGALTNITELLVDENLLENLPEGMCHLQKLAVLKCSGNVLKDVPIEISKCTLLTAVDLSSNRLLRIPLGICSLVTLRHLNLSCNSVCEAMEDIAYLTNLQHLELSSNKMTIFPLQICKLQNLQYLDLSNNLIERIPTEIMDLKNIEVLLLQKNKLPIFPTALCHLNSLLVLDLTDNQVSHIPAGMQKLGNLKELKLSNNHFKEFPLELCELASLERLIICQTSGLKLTQLPEELSKLCSLKELDVSDNALQMIPDSIGDLKNLSKLMLDNNNLTQLPRSISSMECLQSISAKGNQLKSLPSDLEKMCTLQKVEFDGNPLGRPPKAVCEGMQLYSIGQYLKSADLLDGTTFSQDYIVL